A segment of the Sylvia atricapilla isolate bSylAtr1 chromosome 25, bSylAtr1.pri, whole genome shotgun sequence genome:
GCACCTCAAAAGCaagaaatatatatgtatatatatatattattattcgatcaaaatcaccccaaaagcaagaaatatatatgtatatatatatatatatattatttttttttttccttagcaggAAGCTTGctgctaaaaataaagcaggtgGGGTGAGGAGAGAGGggttatttttctattaaaaaatttCAGATGTCGAATTTCAGATGTTGCAGCGGATCTTTCACAAATTCCTGTGGAGTCAGCGGGTCGCGGGTGCCCCCAGGTTTCCgtgctctgctcccactgcagctgaCTCCTGCAAAAAGTCGTGACCATCACCTCCCACAGGCCCCAGACCAGCTCCTCAGTCTGGGATTTTCTGTCCTGCCCGCCCTGGGGTTGTGTTTCCCAAAGGTGATGGAAGCACAGAACCCCAGAATGATCCTGGAAGGCACCTTGAATCTCACCTCCCTGCCACGATGTGTGAACCCATCTCATCTTCCCCAGACAAAACTGGATTCCTTCCCGCTGCTTTTCCCATCCTCACCTGATCCcagaggacacagagcccccagaatcccagaacctctcctctgccctccgCTGCTCTCCAGCCGATTTATTTACAGCACCTCGTGAGCAGATCCGTCCCAAAATTCGGGTTTCGAACCTAAAATCGACCAAATACGGCCCCGTGTGAGTAAGCCCGTTCTCACCCGCCacccacactgccccagctATTCCTTTTAGCGCCAACAGCTTCACAGAAAACAGCCCCGGGTGGGTTTCATCCACCCAGGCACTGAAAGCAGTGACAGAAAGAGAGAGCCTGGGTGCCGCAGCGGGGGCAAAACCCCTCCGGAGGGACatttctgctggggaaggagggaaagtgGAGGGTGGAAGGGGTGACACAGCTTCTTCTCCAGGGGTTGGGAGGCTCAGGAAAGCCTGGGGGGCTTCAGGACcaccctgggagagctgctgccctgaTGGCTTCAATTGAGGGGAATGGAGTGAGGAACCAGCCCTCGGTGCCCGCCCGGCTCTTCCCTCCCAAAACACGCACAGAAAACGTTTCGAGCCGCAAATCTTCCCGCCGGAGTTGAGATTTGTGTCAGTGAGCACCGTAATTTCCAGAACAGGATCTCGGTGACAAAAAGAAACCTGAACCTCATCCCGCCCGAGGCCGCCTCGGGGCTCATTACCAGGATTACGTTGGtttaaagaatctttttttggtttgttttttttttttttttttccaaaacgTTGAACCTGCACAAGCCCTCGAGACCTCGGGGGTGGAAAATCCTGCCCGTGCTTCACACCTCTGCCCGTGCTTCACacctctgcctgtgcctcatCCCTgttcctcatcctcatccctgtgccacatccctctgcctgtgcctcatccctgtgcccgtgccacatccctgtgccacaTCCTTGTGCCTGTccctcatccctgtgcctgtccctcaccctctgccagcagcagccactttTCCTCCCCTGAGGACAGCAGGCTTCGAGCAGCGGCCCcggggcagtgccagggatgaGCCCGGGGAAATGCCGGGGATGGACCTGGAGCAGTTTCTGGGATGGACccggggcagaggcagggatgaACGCGGGGCAGTGCCAGCGATGGACCCAGGGCAGTTTCTGGGATGAATACAGGGAAATTCCAGGGATGGATCcggggcagtgccagggatgaactccctgctctggagctcGGCAGCCCAAGAGGCTCCTCCtggcagaggaggctgcaggaggtcACTGAAGCTCCTctggctgttcccagctcccaTCTCGCAGCATCTTCGTGGGATTTGACCCCCCTCTGCTGCTTGGGAACACAGTCACAGACTGCTCTGCATggggagggaccttaaaaagacacccagtgccacccctgccatggcagggacacttcccactgtcccaggctgctccagccccaatgtccagcctggccttgggcactgcagggatccaggggcagccacagctgctctgtgccaggcctgcccaccctcacagggaaggatttatcCCAGTATCCCACCTAAACCTGCTCTTTTCCAGTCTGAGGCcgtgccctgctctgctgaacaAAGCAGGGAtgtccaggagagctggagccacgtgtcctgtgtgtcccacACCATCATCCACAGCACCCCACATCATCATCCCAGCATCCTACAGCACCCCACAATGacccacagcatcccacagcacCCCACAGCATCATCACAGCATCCCACAATGACacacagcatcccacagcatcccatATCATCATCCCAGCATCCTACACGACCCCATATCATCATCCCagcaccccacagcaccccagtGTCCCACACCACATCACACCACCCCACACCATCACCCCACAGCCCCGTCCCCAGGGGTGACAGATGCTGGGGGCACAgtccctgtgcagcagccccCGGAGCTGTCCCCAAACCGAGGGATGTTGTGTCCCCTGGAGAACACCCCGGGGAGCTCAGCCTttctggtgggaaaaaaaagcaattttagggcacagggagagcagctggagcactggAGGGGTTCTTCACAGCCACACAAGCAACAGGAGAGATTGGGTGACTCTTTAAGTGTCTTTAATCCAAAGGACTGAAGAGCAGACTGGGAAGATTAGTATAAGccaacaggcaaaaaaaatataattaaaaaaaaaaaaaaaaaaaagggggggggggggaagggataaaaaccagttttcaaaacaaattaaaatccCATACAGAGTCTAAAAGATCGCCTAAAAACTAAAACATCGCCTTAAAAAAAtcgggttttttttccccattcaaACACATTTAACCGAGTGAAACATCGtgacaaataataataataataataataacaataataataataattcatgGACTAAAGACTTCAGAGCAGCCGCAGGAGCCACCCTGGGGGGACAGCCCTGGCCGGGGAGGgctcagtgccacctccagccctgtcaccccctgtccccagggaccccccagggcagggcaggggacaggctgAGGGGGGAcacatccctgcagagccccccGAGGTCAGAGCTGCCTTCCAGGGGGGAGCCACGAGCAGCTCCAGGCCcaggacagacacacagcccacacagacagacagacagagccAGGGAGCTCAGCCAGGGGCTGAGAgctgcttgggttttttggctCTTGTGATTTATTTGGTGGCCACAGAGACCCTCCCCAAAggccagcaggacaggggagaGGACAACTCTCCTTCCCCGACCCTGTCTCTAGCCAGCATCCACACAGGAATACACTGCTCGGGGTTTTTCAGCTCTACAgtagtttgttttggtttttttttttctttaaaaaatatttatacgTTTATATATCCTAAAAAGGTCACCACAGGAGTTTTCCGTGTCtttggaaggaaggaggaggaaaacaaaccaacgaacgaaaaaaaaaaaaatataaatcaaaactGTTTCacagaagtaaaattaaaaaaaaaatccaattattGGCGGTATTCAcctacaggagaaaaaaaaatccttggcTGCAGGTGTGGGGTGTGAGGGGGGAGAACTCACCACCTGCCCCAGAAAGGTCAGAAAACACAGGTGAGTAGCTAAAAATAACTAGTCTGGTATAAATGTCTGGATTCCATGCGCTCCATGAAACACagtcttggctttttttttttcctttttgtcttttttttttttttttcttccttaaaaaatatatatatataatagtTATTGCTTTTCTGGAGGGCTGGAGGGCCGGGGACCCTCAGTGGGGCAGCGTGGTGGGCTCAGGGGGGTTggctttcttcctcctcttcatcagCAGAGGGTTGGAGGAATCCTCGATTTTCTTGATCTTGATTTGTTCGTAGTCCACTCTCATGGTGGCCAGGGCACTGGTCATCTCCTCCTGCGGGCAGGGGGGACACAGAGACATCAGCCAAGTCCCCCCAGGGtccccaaaagcagctgagattAAATTGCAGCAGGGGCTGAGTGTGGCCACGATGAGATTTTCCAAGCACAGATCTGCCCCAGGAGGCAGCACACCCACGGCAAACGGGAATTGTGGAATTGTGGGTTGttagggctggaaaagccctccaggatgactgagcccagccctgctctgccctgggatggaattcccatccctggcagtgcccaaggccaggctggagcagcctggggcagggggaggttgtccctgccctggcctctgaggctccttcccacccaaaccattccatggttaccccagcacagccactccaccactaaatcatgtccccaagtgccacatccacgcAGTTATTGAACGCCTCCAGGGACACTGAGCCAGCCTCACCACAGGAGAGGACATTCCCCAGATGACAGagggctgcagtgcagggacagagaggTTTTACCTTCACATCCTCCCACAggtccttctcctccttcagcaCACGGCTGGTGTGCAGCGGGGTCTGGGGCACCTGCATGGAttgctgccaggagaggggGGAGTGTGAGCTGGGAGCCACAGGCATCCATCCCATGGGTCccaccccatggatcccatcccatccatcccaccccatggatcccatcccatggatcccatcccactgatcccatcccatctatcctatcccatcccatcccatcgatcccatcccaccccatggatcccatccaTCCaatcctatcccatcccatccatcccaccccatggatcccatcccactgatcccatcccatcccatctatcctatcccatcccatcccatcccaccccatggatcccatcccaccccatggatcccatcccaccccatggatcccatccaTCCaatcctatcccatcccatccatcccaccccatggatcccatcccatggatcccatcccactgatcccatcccatctatcctatcccatcccaccccatggatcccatcccatcgatcccatcccatccatcctaTCCTATCccaccccatggatcccatcccatccatcctatcctatcccatcccatcccactgatcccatcccatcaatcccatcccactgatcccatcccatccatcctatcctatcccatcccatcccactgatcccatcccatcaatcccatcccactgatcccatcccatccatcctatcctatcccatcccatgggtcccatcccaccccatggatcccatcccatcccatgggtcccatcccatccatcctaTCCTATCCCATCCCGTGGAtgccatcccatccatcccaccccatggattccaccccatcccactgatcccagcccagcccatcccaccccatggatcccatcccatcccatccatcccacacCCTGGAGGCCATCCAACCCCATCCCATGGGCCCCATCCCACGCTCACCATGATCCAGGGGTGGTTCATGAACTCCGTTATTGTCATGCGCTGGGTCGGGTCTGTCTTCAGCAGGTTTCGGATCAGCTGCTTCACTGCAGGGGTGTTTTTGGGCAGGCtcaggagccagcagctcccaggagggtgttttttcccaaaaaaaccaccccacacagccccacagtgTGCCATACCCCGCACAAACCCCTCAGGAAAAGCCCCTCCAGCAAAGGGGGAGACGCTGAGGGGTGACCCCTGACACACCCACAGCCCTCCAAAAGAGACctcagcctggggacagccagcacagggagcacactCACCTTCCTCTGACACCTCGGACCACTCGGGGTTGGGAAACTCGTACTGGCCCATTCGGATCCGCTTCTTCATGCCCGGAGAGATGGCCAGGCCATGGTTGGAGTAGAACGGGGGGTACCCACACAGCCTGCACCAGGACGGGGAACAGAGTCAGTGGGCCACCCCAAAAacctccccaggagcagccacggGGCACGAGGCAGcgccaggagcaggaggaggagaggaacgCTCAGACTCACAGAATATACATGATGACACCCAGGGACCACATGTCACAGGACTTGTCGTACTTCTCCGGGCCCAGCACTTCTGGGGCTGGGAAAGACAGGGAGAAAACCCTAAATCTGGCAGCGTCAGCACTGTGTGAGAGGGGCTCTGCCACGCCATGGAGACACCAGTGCAGCTGTGAGCACTCTGGAGCAGGGttgtccccagctccaggctggatggCTGCACGTGGCACCCTCCAAACCCCTCAGCTGTGCCCCCCAACCCTAGAAacccccagggcagcccccaAAGCACTCACCCACGTAGTAGGGCGTGTAGCAGGGCGTGGCCAGCGAGTTGTGTGTGGTGGTTTCCTTGGCAAAGCCGAAGTCGGTGAGCTTCAGCACGGCGTTGGGCCTCTTGGAGGTGTACAGGAGGTTTTCAGGCTGGGGACATGCAGGGGACAAGGGGTGAGTGTTCAAATGAAGGACATGCACAGCCAGTTGTTAGGGCAAAAAGAGAGGTTATTTTGACCTGGATTTCTATAGATTCTGGACCATGACCAGGGATGGGACAAACGAGGCTGATGCTCCTCCAACTACACTGCTCAAACCAAAAGTCCATCAATTGTCCCTCCTCCACAGAGGAACGGAAACATCAAGaacattttttccaaaacacCGCTTCTGTTTACACGGAAAAACTGTGGAAAAACTCCActacaaaaacacaaacatcaGAAGGGTGGAAAAAGATGGGGaggtgcagcagggctgggacagcacggccctggggggctcagcctggctctgggggGCTCAGCACGGCCCTGGGGGGATCAGCATTGCACAAAGGAGGGCTCAGCCCGGCcctggggggctcagcctgacCCTGGGGGGCTCAGCATGGCtctggggggctcagcctggccctggggggctcagcccggccTTGGGGGGCTCAGCATTGCACAAAGgagggctcagcctggccctggggggctcagggcagtACCTTCACGTCCCTGTGGGCGATGTTGATGGAGTGCAGGTACTGGATGGCTTCCCCGATGCTCTTCATGATCTCCGAGGCCTCTGAAGCAGCAAAGAAACCATCAGAAGCCTTCAACAAGCCAGGTAAAAGGGGCACCACTCCCTGGGTAACTCCACAAACCGTGAGTCAAAGAACCCGGCTGAGGTCAAAGGGGTTTTCTCTGAAGTCCCCCTTTTCCATGGGAAAggagcctgcagctcccagaaaCTCCAGGGgaagggatggggcagagcccagcccctgACCCCAATACCAAGGAGGGATTTGCACCATTCAGGGCACAAAGAATCCAGCTGGGAAAGG
Coding sequences within it:
- the MAPKAPK2 gene encoding MAP kinase-activated protein kinase 2 — protein: MLSGAPPPPAGFPSPPPPQPPPPPPPAAPPHGPPPFPGKGGLQIRKNAITDDYKVTTQVLGLGINGKVLEIFSKKSGEKFALKMLQDCPKARREVELHWRASQCAHIVRIMDVYENLYQGRKCLLIVMECLDGGELFSRIQDRGDQAFTEREASEIMKSIGEAIQYLHSINIAHRDVKPENLLYTSKRPNAVLKLTDFGFAKETTTHNSLATPCYTPYYVAPEVLGPEKYDKSCDMWSLGVIMYILLCGYPPFYSNHGLAISPGMKKRIRMGQYEFPNPEWSEVSEEVKQLIRNLLKTDPTQRMTITEFMNHPWIMQSMQVPQTPLHTSRVLKEEKDLWEDVKEEMTSALATMRVDYEQIKIKKIEDSSNPLLMKRRKKANPPEPTTLPH